The DNA sequence GAGGAAACAAAAGTAAAAATGGGAAGGAAAGTAAGGCAGCCCCCTTACGGAATACGGATCAGTTGGCCGTTTCCGTTAATTTTAACTGACGCGGAAACAACACGTGGTGCAAAATAAAATTACGCAAACTAAGccaaacaaatataaaaataaaaacaaaaataaaagataatgaTGATAATGGATTAAATTAAAGTAATGCGAGAGTGGGGTTGGAGAGACCAAATGAAACAGCATAATAATACAGTCGAGAACAGCGGCAAGAAAAGCAACCTCtaactttttttattcatttattttttttataaaagaaaaagaaaacactcACATATTCCTCGTGCTTCAATTTCCCACCTCCAACaccaaatatatttattttttattgggCCAATGAAAATTGGTCATAATTGTTTTCTCATTTATATCTCAAGTCCTTGGCGACGAAGATCATCAATACTTTAAACACAAATAGCGGTTCCTTCTTTGTTAGAATCCTCTTCAATATCTCCAACCGTTGATTAGGGATTTGTTAACGCTGCTTCAACTTTCTATACGGCCAAATATATTTGGGTGCTTTTAAGGTTGAATACTGCTACTATGTCTAGTTCGTCGGAATACTCGGAATTTTCCGGCCAGAAGCCGGCGAGGTCACCGGAAAAATCGAGCTTCTCTCAGACTTGCAGTTTGTTGAGTCAATACATCAAAGAAAAGGGCAACTTTGGAGATCTTACCCTCGGTATCACATGCAACATCGAACCAAGTGGTATGGATAATTAAATTCTCCCAATTATTAtcactattattattttcgaaaatttaagatGCTCTTAAATTATGTCGTTTtgagttatatatatattttttggttagtactttaaaggaaaaaaaaaagaaattgaaagtttttttttttgttactaaCTAATTCCTTTCTTAAGGGTTTGAAAGTTTCTTGTATGggaaattgatttattaatctttttcaaactcaaaCTCACAGATCTAACACATGGCTTAATTAATTTTGCCCTTGATTTTGAAATAGGGAGAAAACAAATTTCATGAAAGGAAGCAATTCAtttcttctaattttatttagtttttggGGATTTATGTATGCTACCTAAGTATCCAAAAAATTTCTCCTTAGTCCTTACAAagttaagatttttttttgaattcgaAAAAGAATTTATCTGAATCTGGAATTGTGCAGGGTCACCTGAAACATCGTGTCAGTCTGCAATAACTATGAACCTATTTCCTACCAAAGAAAACAACGTTGCACCAAAAAGCCTCACACTCACTGGCACAGCCATGGGTTTGCTCTCTCCACAAGGTGCTTATCGTGCCAATCTTCCCTCTGAAGAAATTCCAAACTTGATCAATTCCAGGTTTGTTTATTACTTCCCATTCCTTAACAATTTGATAATTGATATGGAAAAAAAGCTTATTATGTGTAACATACCTATTCATAATTGTTATAGATTTAATCACTAATTGAATTTCACATATCTAAATCCCAATTTGGGAACTacttttattgcaatttaatttAAGGGTTCTAGTGGAAAAATTGAATCGAAGAAATAAAAGGTTAAGTTACTAATTCCATAACCTAGTTACATGAATTCACCAATTATGTAGGGTACCGGGTACCAATTTACGCGTACCGCATGCATATGGCGTACTGTGTATTGCGTACCCACTCCTGTATTTCATGTAACTATGACTAATACATTCAATTATGTTAGAAACTTTCCTGTTCTCGAATCCTTAACGGGTGTCATTACCAAAAACCCTCAattgtattaaaatttttggttAGGCTAATGTGTGATTATTTATTCATGACTTGCAGTGCAGTTAAGTCTGTGAGCAAGGGCCTGAAAACTGCACAATTGACAATCTTCTATAATGGTCAAGTTGTTGTGCTCGATGATTGTCCTGCTGAGAAGGCGAACGAGCTCATGGCTTTTGCCAAGAAAGGAGTCTCTCAAAGCCAGAACAACTCTGTCTACACCTACACTCAGAGCCAGCCTTCATTTCCTCCTAATTTGGCCAGAACATCTGCTGCTGATTCGAGTGCTCAAGCCTTTCCTAACGTGAATATCGTTGCAAGTTCCGGTAGCAGTTCGATCCACGAGCACTCAAAACCTCAGTCCAGACCTGTTGTTTGTGGTAAATTATTCTTTTGGATCTACTATTTGTAACTTGGCTGAAAAGAAAACCTTTTGTGTTGTTGTGGATCAAGTTTTTGCTGATCATAAATTTTCCTTTTGATGCAGATctaccaattgcaagaaaagCTTCGCTTCATCGGTTCCTGGAGAAGAGAAAGGATAGGTAGGCACTCTCAACCAAAAGTAAAGAACAATTTTAAAGATTGGTGTTTTGCTTGGTCTCTCAATGTTTTGTATGTCTTAACCTTTTTTAGAGCTGTGATCCTCCAATCAAATTAATTGATAAAAGGCTTCTCACATGTTTGGTCTTCTTTGGTTCATGTTTCATTTGGTTTCCTCTAAAAAAGAAAATCTCCTTTTTATCCTTTGACTGAAACAAACAAACTTGATTACTTAGGTACTtcaaaaatgaaatgaaattagtttttttgaattgatttttCCCCTTGCACAAAGTGAAGCTGCAATTCACATATAA is a window from the Arachis stenosperma cultivar V10309 chromosome 3, arast.V10309.gnm1.PFL2, whole genome shotgun sequence genome containing:
- the LOC130968889 gene encoding protein TIFY 10A-like, whose translation is MSSSSEYSEFSGQKPARSPEKSSFSQTCSLLSQYIKEKGNFGDLTLGITCNIEPSGSPETSCQSAITMNLFPTKENNVAPKSLTLTGTAMGLLSPQGAYRANLPSEEIPNLINSSAVKSVSKGLKTAQLTIFYNGQVVVLDDCPAEKANELMAFAKKGVSQSQNNSVYTYTQSQPSFPPNLARTSAADSSAQAFPNVNIVASSGSSSIHEHSKPQSRPVVCDLPIARKASLHRFLEKRKDRIASKGPYQAANPIGSANKPAESMSWLELGAKSQE